The proteins below come from a single Tachypleus tridentatus isolate NWPU-2018 chromosome 13, ASM421037v1, whole genome shotgun sequence genomic window:
- the LOC143238069 gene encoding POU domain protein 2-like: protein MINMSSLAAVAAIRQMSLSQLLAISLYGHSQFLTPTTLLQQLQAGKFPPGLSVSSDQPIPQELSQLQLQQRHLQSLGQFLLSQFSHLPSASFQAQLFIEIQNLLMEQSSEQVRSQVNQVCSPSGNPRVDVPVRHQTLPQRIGGSNKLLSCQPQEALQAKIDTPRFPLKLRSNEARPEETPALKDLEDFAKTFKQKRIMFGFTQADVGLAIGRYYGKDFSQTTISRFEALNLSFKNMFKIKPFIQRWLEDVDRSFNKNLSPLSESSEETISRRRKRRTSIDANVRLALEKAFVKNQKPTSQNLGKLAESLSMQKEVVRVWFCNRRQKLKRLNQSTVVAATSSPVNVTSPVPAAPHPECISDCSRSVPRMTNITSSSLCSGSDRNHELVYY, encoded by the exons ATGATAAACATGTCTTCCTTAGCAGCTGTAGCAGCAATACGACAGATGTCGTTAAGTCAG tTACTTGCGATCAGTCTTTATGGCCATTCACAATTTCTAACACCAACAACCTTACTACAGCAGCTACAAGCAGGGAAG TTTCCTCCAGGTTTAAGTGTTTCTAGCGATCAGCCAATCCCTCAAGAACTTTCCCAACTACAGCTTCAACAACGCCATCTTCAGAGTTTGGGACAATTTCTTTTGTCGCAGTTCAGCCATCTGCCATCTGCCAGTTTTCAAGCACAGCTATTCATTGAGATTCAG AATCTTTTGATGGAACAGTCGTCAGAACAAGTACGGTCACAAGTCAATCAGGTTTGTTCTCCTTCTGGGAACCCACGAGTTGATGTCCCTGTCAGACATCAAACTCTTCCCCAGAGAATCGGAGGATCCAACAAATTGTTGTCATGCCAACCACAGGAGGCGCTACAAGCCAAG ATTGATACGCCAAGATTTCCTTTAAAACTTCGGTCGAACGAGGCCCGTCCTGAGGAGACACCAGCTTTAAAAGATTTGGAAGATTTTGCCAAAACATTTAAGCAGAAGAGAATAATGTTTG GGTTTACACAAGCAGATGTTGGATTAGCAATAGGAAGATATTATGGAAAGGATTTCAGCCAAACTACAATCTCTCGATTCGAAGCTCTTAATCTGAGTTTCAAGAACATGTTTAAGATAAAACCTTTTATTCAGAGATGGCTAGAAGATGTCGACCGCTCTTTCAACAAAAATCTTTCACCTCTATCAGAATCCTCAGAAGAAACAATCTCACGTCGACGAAAGAGACGAACTAGTATTGACGCAAATGTGCGCCTAGCTTTAGAAAAGGCTTTTGTAAAGAACCAAAAACCTACCTCACAGAATCTGGGTAAGTTGGCTGAATCTTTGTCAATGCAGAAAGAAGTTGTTAgggtttggttttgtaataggaGACAGAAATTAAAGAGGCTTAATCAGTCCACCGTAGTAGCAGCTACGTCATCTCCGGTAAATGTGACGTCACCCGTTCCTGCTGCTCCACATCCTGAATGTATCTCAGACTGTTCAAGATCGGTTCCTCGTATGACCAACATCACATCATCTTCGTTATGTTCAGGTTCCGATCGAAATCACGAGTTGGTATATTACTAG